ACTGCCCGGCACCACTGCTTTCGAAGTCGCGCCCCGGCACCGACGCCCGAGTCGAGTCGCCTCGTCGGGCCACGCCACGCCCACCTCGACCACCTCCCGGGTCGCGGGTCCCACTCTCGCCGGATGCCGACACCCGGATCGAGCCGCCTCGTCGCACCACGCCACGACCGCCCTGACCACCTCCGGAGTCGCCCTCCACCGGTACCGACGCACGGGCCGAGCCGCTCCGCCCCGCCACGCCACGACCATTCCGACCACTTCCCGAGTCGCGACCCCCGCTGTCGCCGGGTGTAGTCGCACGGGTCGAGTCGCCTCGTCGCACCACGCCACGACCGCCCTGACCACCTCCGGAGTCGCGAGTCTTGCCCTCCACCGGTACCGACGCACGGGCCGAGCCGCTCCGCCCCGCCACGCCACGACCGCTCCGAGCACCTCCGGGGTCGCGGACCACGCTCTCCCCGGGTGTCGTCGCACGGGGCGAGCTCCTCCTCCCGGGCGCGGTACGACCACCCAGACCGCTCTCCGGGGCATGGGCTCCGTTCTCCCTTGGTGCCGTCGCGCGGGGTGAGTCGCCGCTTCGGACGGCCGTACTCCCCTCGGCCGCGTCGGGCGGTGCCGGGGCTTCAGGGCGTACGGCCGGAGGGCGTGGAACGGAGCGGTGGGGAGGGCGGCTGTCGGGGCCGCCGGGGATCAGGGTGAGATGTCGTCGGGTGCGTATCGGTCGGCGATGGGACGGGGTCCTCGGCACACTCGCCATGTTCGGCCTCCGTTCGAGGACATTCGAATACAAGTTCGATCGAACAGGTGTACGATTTCTATCGCACGTCCCCGACACCGGCGAGCGGGACACGCCGACTCTTTTCGAACAGTTGTTTGATCATCGGCGTGATCCGCGCTAACGTGCCATGACAGCGAGGAGTGAGGACCCCGTACGAGTGGCGCGCCGGTCAGGCCGTCACGACAGCGCCCAGGAGGCGGTCTAGCGATGAGCAAGGTCCGGGAGTTGCCCGACGGGCCGATGGACGAGAGCGGTCTCACCCAGCGGCAGCGCATGGTGCTCGAGGTGATCCGGGACTCCGTCCAGCGGCGCGGCTATCCCCCCTCGATGCGGGAGATCGGCGAGGCCGTCGGACTGACCAGCACCTCCAGCGTGTCCCACCAACTGCGCACCCTCCAGCGCAAGGGCTACCTGCGCCGCGACCCCAACCGCCCGCGCGCGGTCGAGGTCCGCGTCCCCGGCGCCACCCCGGTGAGCGTCGACGGCACCGCCCCCGAGTCCTTCGAGTCCGCCGCCGCGTCGAGCACCGCCCCCGCCCTGGTGCCCCTGGTCGGCCGGATCGCCGCCGGTGGCCCCATCCTGGCCGAGGAGGCCGTCGAGGACGTCTTCGCCCTGCCCAAGCAGCTCGTCGGCGAGGGCACCCACTTCCTGCTCAAGGTCTCCGGCGACTCGATGATCGAGGCCGCCATCGCCGACGGCGACTGGGTGGTCGTCCGTCAGCAGCCCGTCGCCGAGAACGGCGACATCGTCGCCGCCATGATCGACGGCGAGGCCACCGTCAAGACCTTCAAGCGCAAGGACGACCACATCTGGCTGATGCCCCAGAACAAGGCCTACGAGCCCATCCCGGGCGACGAGGCCTCCGTCCTGGGCCGAGTGGTGGCGGTCCTCCGCAAGATGTGACCCACCGCCACACCACCCACCACCCCATGGGTCCTCCTCCTCACCCAGGGCACGCCCCACTCTCTTTCACCACGCCCACCACCCGACGTCACCCACGCCACAAACCCCCGCCTCACCCGCACAAGCCACGCTTCGCGCCCGGACCCACACCTGCACGCGCCCGAGCCACCCCCACCGGCCCGGCCCCCGCGAGGCAGAACAGCGCCACCAGGCCCACCCTCGGTCCGCGGGGAGACTGCCCACCACCGAGCGTGGCCGCCCACGTGAAGTGGAACCAGCGCTCGCGGCGTAGGCGACCGAGTGCCCTGCCACCGGCGCGGAAGGACTCCGCCCACAACGAGCCTGACCGTCACGTGGGTGGAACGGCGCTCACGGCGTGGGCGACCGGGTGTTCGTGTGGCAAGCGTCCGCACGCTCGTGACCTGGGGAGATGTCGATGAACGCACAGGGTAGGTGGACGCGGGCGGCGGGGGTGGTGGCCCCGGGCGGGCGGTCGTGGGGGTGGCTCGGGGTGGGAGGGGCCCGCCCCGCCGGGGGCGGCGGGGCGGGGTGGGGTCAGGCGGGGACGATGTTGACGATCTTGGGGGCTCGGACGATCACCTTGCGGATGTCGGCGCCCGCCAGGGCGGAGCGGACCTTGTCGGAGGACAGGGCCAAGCGCTCCAGGTCGTCGGCGGTGATGCCGGGGGGGACCTCCAGGCGGTCGCGGACCTTGCCCGCGACCTGGACGACGCAGGTGACCCGGTCCTCGACCAGCAGGGCGGGGTCGGGGGACGGCCAGCCGGCGGTGGCCACCGGGGCGGGGCGGCCCAGCAGGGACCAGGACTCCTCGGCGGTGTAGGGGGCGAACAGGGACAGCAGGATCGTCAGGGTCTCGGCGGCCTCGCGGACGGCGGGGTCGGCCGGGCCGGGGCCGGAGTCGATGGCCTTGCGGGTGGCCGAGACCAGCTCCATGACGCGGGCGATGGCGACGTTGAAGCGGTAGGACTCGACCAGGGTGGTGACCTCGTCCACGGTGCGGTGGGTGACGCGGCGCAGGGCCGTGTCGCCGGTCGCGGGGTCGGCGTCCACGGGGGCGGCGACCTCGGTGGCGATGCGGTGGACGCGGCCCAGGAAACGGGACATGGCGTGCGGCGAGACGTCGGCCCAGTCGATGTCGTCCTCGGGCGGGCCGGAGAACAGCATGGCCAGCCGGACCACGTCCACGCCGTACTCGGTGATCTGCTCGCCCAGGTCGACGCCGTTGCCCAGGGACTTGGACATGGCCTTGCCCTCGTTGATCACCTGGCCCTGGTTCAGCAGCCGGGTGAAGGGCTCGGTGAAGTCCACCATGCCCATGTCGTGCAGGACCTTGGTGAAGAACCGGCTGTACAGCAGGTGCAGGATGGCGTGCTCGACGCCGCCGGTGTACTGGTCGACCGGCATCCACCGGCGGACCTGCTCGACGTCGAACGGGCCCTCGGTGTAGTCCGGCGAGCAGTAGCGGAAGTAGTACCAGGACGAGTCCACGAAGGTGTCCATGGTGTCGGAGTCGCGCCGGGCGGCCCCACCGCAGGAGGGGCAGGGCACGTTGGCCCAGTCCTCGGCGGCGGCCAGCGGGGAGGTGCCCTTGGGGGCCAGGTCCGCGCCGCGCAGGTCGTTCGGCAGCGTGACCGGCAGTTGGTCGTCGGGGACCGGGACCTCGCCGCAGGACGGGCAGTGGATGATCGGGATCGGGCAGCCCCAGAACCGCTGCCGGGACACCAGCCAGTCGCGCAGCCGGAAGTTCACCGAGGCGCGGCCCAGGCTCTTGCCCTCCAGGATCTCGGTGATCCGGGCGATGGCGTCGGCCTTGGGCAGCCCGTCCAGCGGCCCGGAGTTGACCAGCAGACCGTCCCCGGTGGTGGCGACGCCGGTCGCGGCGGGGTCCTCCATGCCGGTGTCGACGACCACCCGGACCGGCAGGTCGAACCGGCGGGCGAAGTCCAGGTCGCGCTGGTCGTGGGCGGGCACCGCCATGATCGCGCCGTGGCCGTACTCGGCCAGCACGTAGTCGGAGGCCCAGACCGGCATCCGCTCGCCGTTGACCGGGTTGATCGCGTACCGGCCCAGGAACACGCCGGTCTTCTCGCGCTCGGTGGACAGCCGTTCGATCTCGCTCTCCCGCGCCACCTGCTCGCGGTACGCCTCGAACTCGGCGCGCTGCTCCGGGGCGCAGATCTCGGCGGCCAGCGGCGCGTCGGCGGCGACCACGAAGAACGTCGCCCCGTGCAGGGTGTCGGGACGGGTGGTGAAGACGGTGACCGGCTCGTCGCGGCCCTCGATCACGAAGTCGACGTCGGCCCC
The DNA window shown above is from Thermomonospora umbrina and carries:
- the lexA gene encoding transcriptional repressor LexA; protein product: MSKVRELPDGPMDESGLTQRQRMVLEVIRDSVQRRGYPPSMREIGEAVGLTSTSSVSHQLRTLQRKGYLRRDPNRPRAVEVRVPGATPVSVDGTAPESFESAAASSTAPALVPLVGRIAAGGPILAEEAVEDVFALPKQLVGEGTHFLLKVSGDSMIEAAIADGDWVVVRQQPVAENGDIVAAMIDGEATVKTFKRKDDHIWLMPQNKAYEPIPGDEASVLGRVVAVLRKM
- the leuS gene encoding leucine--tRNA ligase, whose product is MSTDEQTRDASGSAAGGPGESYDPRAVQDKWQARWAELEPYRADDSTADPRERRYALDMFAYPSGDLHMGHAEAFAIGDVPARYWFQRGHNVLHPVGWDSFGLPAENAAIKRDSHPAEWTYANIETQAASFRRYAPSFDWSRRLHTSDPEYYKWTQWLFLRFFERGLAYRKGGQVNWCPKDQTVLANEQVVGGHCERCGSPVERRVLTQWYFRITEYADRLLDDMKELEGNWPDRVLLMQRNWIGRSTGADVDFVIEGRDEPVTVFTTRPDTLHGATFFVVAADAPLAAEICAPEQRAEFEAYREQVARESEIERLSTEREKTGVFLGRYAINPVNGERMPVWASDYVLAEYGHGAIMAVPAHDQRDLDFARRFDLPVRVVVDTGMEDPAATGVATTGDGLLVNSGPLDGLPKADAIARITEILEGKSLGRASVNFRLRDWLVSRQRFWGCPIPIIHCPSCGEVPVPDDQLPVTLPNDLRGADLAPKGTSPLAAAEDWANVPCPSCGGAARRDSDTMDTFVDSSWYYFRYCSPDYTEGPFDVEQVRRWMPVDQYTGGVEHAILHLLYSRFFTKVLHDMGMVDFTEPFTRLLNQGQVINEGKAMSKSLGNGVDLGEQITEYGVDVVRLAMLFSGPPEDDIDWADVSPHAMSRFLGRVHRIATEVAAPVDADPATGDTALRRVTHRTVDEVTTLVESYRFNVAIARVMELVSATRKAIDSGPGPADPAVREAAETLTILLSLFAPYTAEESWSLLGRPAPVATAGWPSPDPALLVEDRVTCVVQVAGKVRDRLEVPPGITADDLERLALSSDKVRSALAGADIRKVIVRAPKIVNIVPA